In Streptomyces sp. 71268, the DNA window CGCACTCGCCGGCGAAGACCAGCGGCGGGTAGGTCTCCAGCTCGCTCAGGGTCGCGCGCAGCGCCTCGGGGTCCGGCCAGTCGGGCTGCTGCGCGGCGGGCAGCGAGCGCCAGTCGGGCCGCGGGGCGGCCGCGGACAGCGTGGGCAAGGTGTCGGCCGTCTGTGTGTTCATGGGGTGTCGTATGCGGCGGGCCGTGCGACCCGCCGCGCTCCTTCCTGGACGCTTCGTGGCACTGTCGTCGGTCGCGTCGACCACGTGGGGGTGGCCGGGGTACGGACAGGTGCCGCGGGGCGATCGTTGGTGGCTGGCTGGTGGGACGGCGAGGGGCTTACGGCATCCGGTGCGGCGGGCCCCGGGCGGCGTGCCGGGCCCGGGGCCCGGAGCCCACGGCCCGGGGCCCGAGGGCCCGGTACCGGGGGTGGGGCATTCGGGGTGTGGGGTGTGGGGAGTTCGGACTGCGGGGTGGGAGTCGGGTCAGCGGCCCGGCGGGGTGCCGGGCCCGTGGCGTCGGGCCGTGACGTCGGACCGTGGTGCCTGGAGGTGCTGTCAGGGGGCGGTGGCTCCGGGCGCGCGCTCGGCGTGCGCCGGGTACGAGGCGTCCGCCTGGTACGAGGCGTGCGCCGCGTGCCGGGCGGCTGTCTCGTACCCGTACGCGTACTCCGGAGCGTATGCGGGGCGCGGCGCTGCCAGGGTCACGGCCGCCACCATGTGGTCGCCGATGACGCGACATCGGGCCGTGGCGCCACGGAGCGCGGCCGGGGCGGGCGCGGTGGGGCTGACGGACAGCAGCACCGGCCCGTCGGCGGCCGACGGGTCCGGCTCGGGCCACTCCAGCGTGACCGAGCGGAACGCCAGGCCCTCCTGCCGGGGCGCGGGCAGCGCCTTGTACAGCGCCTCCTTCGCGCAGAACAGCCGCAGCACCGCGAGTTCGGGTCGCGCCTCGGCCCGCGCGCGGTCGAGTTCGGCGGGCGTGGCGGCGTAGCGGCGGGCCGCGTACAGGCCGTCCGCCGACGCCAGCGGCTCCATGTCGAGCCCGATGGCGAGCCCGTCGGCGGCCGTGACCGCGCACAGCGCCAGCTCATCCGTGTGGGTGAGCGAGCCGCGCACGCCGGCCGGCCAGCCCGGGGCGCCGCGCTCGCCCGGTAGCGGCCAGTGCGGCGCGCCGGTCAGCGCGGCGGTGGCGCGGGCCGCGGCGAGTCGGCCGGCCGCGTACGTGCCGCGCCGGCGTGGGGCGGCGTACTCCGGCAGGGCGGCGCGCACGGCGACGGGCAGCCCGGTGAAGGGCAGTTCGCCGACGGTCGCGTGCGCCACCGTCACCGCGCCGCCGGCGTGGGTGCCGGCGACCGCGCCGGCTCCGACGCCGTGGCCGACGGCACCGCCCCGGGGGGCCCTGCTGAGCCCCGGACCCCGGCCGCGGCCGAAGCCGAGGCCCCGGCCCAGGCCGCGCGCGGGCGCGCCGCTACCGGCCCGGGCCGCGCTGCCCGGGCCGGTGGTGGCGCCGAACAGCTCGGCGACGCGGGCATCCACGGTCATCGGGCGGATCTGGTCAGGTGGGTGACCGCGTTGGCGACCACCTGGTGGCCGGTGCGTCCCTCGCCCGACATGATCGACTCAGGGTGGAACTGGACGGCGGCCAGGCCGCGTTCGGGTGCCTCCACCGCCATCGCGACGGCGCCGTCCGCCGTCACGGCCGTCACCCGCAGGCCCTCCGGCACCCGGCCGGGGTCGGCGTACAGCGAGTGGTAGCGGCCGACGTCGAACGTCTCGGGCAGGCCGGTGAGCAGACCCGACTCGACGGTGGTGCGGCGCACCCGGGAGGGCTTGCCGTGGACGGGCGCGGGCAGCGTGGCCAGGTCGCCGCCCAGGTACTCCACGATGCCCTGGAGACCGAGGCAGACGCCGAAGACCGGGATGCCGAGCCGCTCGGCCTCGGCCAGCGTCGCGGAGACCTTGAAGTCGGCGGGCGTGCCGGGCCCGGGCGAGAGCACCACCAGGTCGGGCCGGCGCTCGCCGATGAGGTGCAGGTGGCCGCCGCTGCGGTAGGTCTCCACGGCGGCGCCGGTCTCCCGGAAGTAGCCGGCCAGGCAGTGCACGAACGAGTCGCGGTGGTCCACGAGCAGGACGTCGCGGCCCTCACCGGGCCGCTCGCGCACCTCGGCGCGGGCCGGTGGCGGCGGGTCGCCCGCGAGGATCTCCAGGAGGGCCTTCGCCTTCAGCTCGGTCTCCTGCTCCTCGGCCACCGGGTCCGAGTCGTACAGGAGCGTCGCCCCGGCCCGTACGGTGCCCACGCCGTCCCTGATCTGGATGGTGCGCAGCGTGAGCACGGTGTCCAGGCAGCCGTCGAAGCCGATCCGGCCGACGGCGCCGCCGTACCAGCGGCGCGGCGAGCGCTCGTGCCGCTCGATGAACTCGACGGCGGCCAGCTTGGGCGCGCCGGTCACGGTGACCGCCCACAGGTGGGCGAGGAAAGCGTCCAGGGCGTCGAACCCGGGGCGCAGTTCACCCTGTACGTGGTCCACGGTGTGGATGAGCGTGGAGTACATCTCGATGCTGCGCCGGGCGGTGACGGTGACCGTGCCGGGCACGCACACCCGCGACTTGTCGTTGCGGTCCACGTCCGTGCACATCGTGAGCTCGTGCTCGTCCTTGGCCGAGTTGAGGAGTTCGCGGATGCGCTCGGCGTCCTCCAGGGCGTTGGCCCCGCGCTGGGCGGTGCCGCTGATCGGGGCGGACTCCACCAGGAAGCGGTCGGTGTCGGCGTCGATGCCGCGGCTGACCCGGACGAACATCTCCGGCGACGCGCCCACCAGGTACTCGCCGTCGCCCAGGTTCATCAGCAGGCTGTGCGGCGCGGGGTTGCGCTCGTACAGGCGGCGGAAGAGCTGGGCCGGGGTCTGGGAGCAGGCGTGCTGAAACGTCTGGCTGGGCACGGCCTCGAACAGGTCGCCGGAGCGGAACAGCGGCATCGCCGCCTCCACCACCCGCGCGTACTCCCCCACCCGGTGGTCGCGCCGGCCCCGCGAGGGCCGGCCGGGCACGAACGGTTGGCTGGGAGTCCCGGTCGGCAGCCACTGGGTGCTGGCGGCCCGGGTGTGGAAGTCGTAGCGGAAGCGCACCGCCGTGTCGCCGCGCAGGTCCAGGTCGTACAGCGTGTCGGGCAGGTGGAGGACCATGTCCCGGTCGTGCGGGTTCCGCTCCTGGCGGGCGTCCATCGGGTCGACCTGGAAGATCAGGTCGTAGCCGAACGCGCCGAACAGGCCGAGCAGTTCGTCGTCGGGTACGGCCAGCCCCGCGATCAGCGCCCGGATCGCGGCGAAGACGCCCACGTGCCGGGTGCGGTCCTCCTCGGCGAAGACGCCGTGCGGCGTGCCGCCGTGGACGTGCAGCGTGTCCCCGTCGGCGCGGACCGTGCCGGGCAGGTCGGCCAGCAGGGTACGGAGGGTGGGCAGCAGCACCCGGCCGCGCTCGTTGAGGGCGGTCACCGCCAGCCGGTCGCCGCGCGCGGCCACCTCAAGCGGTGGGTCCACGTAGCCGATGATCCGGTCCCGGCCCCGGAAGAGGACCATGCCGCGGCGCTCGTCGAGCGCCGCCTCCAACTGGGCGCGGGCCGCCGCGGCGCTGCCGGCGTGCTCCGTCGTACGGACCACCTCGACCCCGGATGGAGTGGTCCAGCGACCCGTCTCCGCTCGCGCTTCCTGGGCCGTCCCCGTCGTGTCCGTCGAGGTCATCCCCACCGTTCCCCTCCATGGCTGCGTACGTCGGTGCGTGTGGTGGTGCGTGCGTGCATGCGCTGGTGCGTGGTGGTGCGAGCGGGCGGACGCGTGGTGGCGCGTGCGCCGGTGTCGTACGCGCGCTCTCCGCCCGCTACGGCGGTTGTCCGGCGTCGGCGGCGGGGCGCCGGGCCGCACCCCGGGCCCCGCCTGTCGCGTCCCGGGTCAGGCGCCGGAGCCGGAGCCGCCCCCGCCCGTGCCGGCCGTGGCCTTGTCGTCCCGCGCGGCGGCGGCCGGCTCGGTGCTCTTCGCCGCCTCGGCCTCCCTCGCCTCGGCGGCGAGTCGGTCCCGCAGCACCCGGCGCAGCAGCTTGCCGGCGCCGTTGCGCGGGATCTCGTCGACGAAGTGGACCGCGGTCGGCCGCTTGTAGCTGGCCAGCTCGCGGGCGCAGGCGCCGATCAGCGCGGCCACCGTGGGCGGCTCGTCGCCGGCCGCGACGAACGCCACCGGCACCTCGCCCCACTCGTCGTTGGGCGCGCCGACCACGGCCACGTCCAGGACGCCGGGCTGGGTGGCCAGGACCCGCTCGATCTCGGCCGGGTAGACGTTCTGGCCGCCACGGATGAGCACGTCGTTGCGCCGGTCCACGAGGTAGAGGAAGCCGTCCTCGTCGGCGTACCCGACGTCGCCGGTGCGCAGCCAGCCGTTGCGCACGGTCTTGGCGGTGGCCTCCGTGTTGCGCCAGTACAGCAGCATCATGCCGTCGCCACGGACGCAGATCTCGCCGACGTCACCGGTGGGCAGCGCGTTGCCCGAGTCGTCCTGGACCTCGATGTGGTACCCGGGCAGCATGCGGCCGGCGGTGGGCAGCACGGTGCCCTCCTCGTCGAACGGCCACTCGCCCCGGCGGAAGAGGTGGGTGGCGATCGGGCCGCCGCCCTCGGTGATGCCGTAGATGCTGCGCATCGGGGCCGGGAACTTCTCCAGGCACTCGCGGAGGAGTTCCTGCGGCATCGGGGCGCCGCCGAACATGATGTCCTTCAGGCTGGACAGGTCGGCGTTCGCGAACGCCTTGGTACGCAGCACGAAGCGGGCCATCGAGGGCACCAGGAAGGTCTTGGTCGCCTTGAACTCGGCCACGTCGGCCAGCCAGCGCTGCGGCGTGAACTCCGGCTCCAGGACCAGCGCGCCACCGGAGGCGAACAGCGCCAGGCCGATGACAACGCTGCCGTGGAACAGCGGGCAGGGGTTGACCATCACGTCGTCGGCGGAGAAGCCGACCTCGGCGGCCATCGCCGTGTAGCAGGCGGAGACCGAGCGGTGGGTGACCGCGACGCCCTTGGCGTGCCCGGTGGTGGCGCTGGTGTGCAGGATCGCGAAGATGTCGTCCTGCCGGGGCAGCGGCAGCTCGCGCGCCTTGGTGGCCGCCATCTCCTCGTAGTCCTCGGAGCCGATCGAGACCCGCCAGCCGTCGCCGAACGCGTCGCCGAGCCGGTCGAAGATCTGCTGCTCGGAGAAGACGCCCACCGGCTCCACGTTGCGGACGATGTGCTCGACCTCGGGCGCGGGGAACGACGGGTTGATCGGGCAGACCACGACGCCCGCCTTGCCGCCCGCCACGTACAGCTCAAGGACCTCGACCCGGCTGCGGGAGCTGACCGCGATCCGCTGGCCCTTCTCGACGCCGCGCTCCAGCAGCGCGGTGGCCAACGCGTCCGTGCGCTCGTCGAACTCCCGCCAGGTCAGGCGGCGGTTCGGGTCGGCCAGCGCGAGGCGGTCAGGGCGCAGCAGCCGGTTGCGCTTGACGAAGTGCGCCATCCACATCAGCGGGCCTCCCCGCTGGCGGTCGCGGCGGCCGGGGTGGTCTCGGCGGCGTCGGTCAGCTCGGCGGCC includes these proteins:
- a CDS encoding AMP-binding protein, encoding MWMAHFVKRNRLLRPDRLALADPNRRLTWREFDERTDALATALLERGVEKGQRIAVSSRSRVEVLELYVAGGKAGVVVCPINPSFPAPEVEHIVRNVEPVGVFSEQQIFDRLGDAFGDGWRVSIGSEDYEEMAATKARELPLPRQDDIFAILHTSATTGHAKGVAVTHRSVSACYTAMAAEVGFSADDVMVNPCPLFHGSVVIGLALFASGGALVLEPEFTPQRWLADVAEFKATKTFLVPSMARFVLRTKAFANADLSSLKDIMFGGAPMPQELLRECLEKFPAPMRSIYGITEGGGPIATHLFRRGEWPFDEEGTVLPTAGRMLPGYHIEVQDDSGNALPTGDVGEICVRGDGMMLLYWRNTEATAKTVRNGWLRTGDVGYADEDGFLYLVDRRNDVLIRGGQNVYPAEIERVLATQPGVLDVAVVGAPNDEWGEVPVAFVAAGDEPPTVAALIGACARELASYKRPTAVHFVDEIPRNGAGKLLRRVLRDRLAAEAREAEAAKSTEPAAAARDDKATAGTGGGGSGSGA
- a CDS encoding anthranilate synthase component I, with protein sequence MTSTDTTGTAQEARAETGRWTTPSGVEVVRTTEHAGSAAAARAQLEAALDERRGMVLFRGRDRIIGYVDPPLEVAARGDRLAVTALNERGRVLLPTLRTLLADLPGTVRADGDTLHVHGGTPHGVFAEEDRTRHVGVFAAIRALIAGLAVPDDELLGLFGAFGYDLIFQVDPMDARQERNPHDRDMVLHLPDTLYDLDLRGDTAVRFRYDFHTRAASTQWLPTGTPSQPFVPGRPSRGRRDHRVGEYARVVEAAMPLFRSGDLFEAVPSQTFQHACSQTPAQLFRRLYERNPAPHSLLMNLGDGEYLVGASPEMFVRVSRGIDADTDRFLVESAPISGTAQRGANALEDAERIRELLNSAKDEHELTMCTDVDRNDKSRVCVPGTVTVTARRSIEMYSTLIHTVDHVQGELRPGFDALDAFLAHLWAVTVTGAPKLAAVEFIERHERSPRRWYGGAVGRIGFDGCLDTVLTLRTIQIRDGVGTVRAGATLLYDSDPVAEEQETELKAKALLEILAGDPPPPARAEVRERPGEGRDVLLVDHRDSFVHCLAGYFRETGAAVETYRSGGHLHLIGERRPDLVVLSPGPGTPADFKVSATLAEAERLGIPVFGVCLGLQGIVEYLGGDLATLPAPVHGKPSRVRRTTVESGLLTGLPETFDVGRYHSLYADPGRVPEGLRVTAVTADGAVAMAVEAPERGLAAVQFHPESIMSGEGRTGHQVVANAVTHLTRSAR
- a CDS encoding 4'-phosphopantetheinyl transferase superfamily protein — protein: MTVDARVAELFGATTGPGSAARAGSGAPARGLGRGLGFGRGRGPGLSRAPRGGAVGHGVGAGAVAGTHAGGAVTVAHATVGELPFTGLPVAVRAALPEYAAPRRRGTYAAGRLAAARATAALTGAPHWPLPGERGAPGWPAGVRGSLTHTDELALCAVTAADGLAIGLDMEPLASADGLYAARRYAATPAELDRARAEARPELAVLRLFCAKEALYKALPAPRQEGLAFRSVTLEWPEPDPSAADGPVLLSVSPTAPAPAALRGATARCRVIGDHMVAAVTLAAPRPAYAPEYAYGYETAARHAAHASYQADASYPAHAERAPGATAP